A genomic window from Aricia agestis chromosome 8, ilAriAges1.1, whole genome shotgun sequence includes:
- the LOC121729752 gene encoding protein lifeguard 4-like: MTSIPLMYAQEDCELGGKDDIEDDFAYRNNVMNADKEIRLAFVRKVYGLLSVQLLATFTIAAVFLLVRPIQAFIHENDWMMMISFILSMVTLFALIAKRKDHPANLYLLAAFTGVQAYTIGVVVSYFDTAVVLQALGITFSVVLTLTLYTLNTKRDFSFVGYGLVAGLMVLIIGGFVQLFLQSSAFEIALSFTGAIFFSLFLVFDTQQMMNTLSPEEYILATINLYMDILNLFLYILRILNELNRN, translated from the exons ATGACTTCGATACCTTTAATGTATGCTCAAGAAGACTGTGAACTGGGAGGAAAAGATGATATCGAG gatgACTTTGCATACAGAAACAATGTGATGAATGCGGATAAGGAGATTCGGCTGGCATTTGTACGCAAGGTGTACGGCCTCCTGAGCGTACAGCTGCTAGCCACATTCACCATAGCTGCTGTGTTTTTGTTGGTCAGACCTATTCAGGCATTTATCCATGAGAA TGACTGGATGATGATGATCTCATTTATTCTGAGCATGGTGACGCTGTTTGCTCTCATTGCCAAGAGGAAAGATCACCCAGCAAACCTGTATCTGTTGGCCGCATTT ACGGGAGTGCAAGCGTACACCATCGGTGTGGTGGTGTCATACTTCGACACGGCGGTGGTGCTGCAGGCTCTGGGGATCACCTTCTCCGTGGTGCTCACCCTCACTCTGTACACGCTTAACACCAAACGTGACTTCTCCTTCGTCGGATATGG GTTGGTGGCTGGTCTCATGGTGCTCATCATCGGCGGCTTCGTGCAGCTGTTCCTGCAGAGCTCCGCCTTCGAGATCGCCCTGTCCTTCACCGGAGCCATATTCTTCAGCCTCTTCTTGGTGTTCGACACCCAGCAGATGATGAACACACTCTCTCCCGAGGAGTATATCCTGGCCACCATCAACCTATACATGGATATCCTCAATCTGTTCCTGTACATCCTACGTATATTGAACGAGTTGAATCGTAATTAA